From the Ictalurus furcatus strain D&B chromosome 19, Billie_1.0, whole genome shotgun sequence genome, one window contains:
- the cntn1b gene encoding contactin 1b: MGAPLVLLSFFSLLLSADAIKPRFFEPRIFDKEATGFGPIFEEEPLDTVYAEDSPESKISMNCRVRANPPATVKWWHNNWEIKLMEQPDEHYSLVGGNLVITNPDKNKHAGKYVCVAKNVYGTVISKEATVRFGFLNQFPTDERETVYVKEGQGAVLLCDPPSRYPNEVMYRWIYNDFPNFIIPDQRRFVSQTTGNLYIAKVEASDIGNYSCFVSSPTIGKSVFSTPIALVPEIEKEVHRYPADIRVRFPKTYALVGQNITLECFALGNPLPHIRWRKLDADLPPNYEVSMNGALLHLINVQYEDEGSYECEALNVKGMDWYRQWLYVEGAPEWAEHINDTEKDVGSELTLSCTAVGKPLPWIRWLKDGYSYGKGQLKFSSLTFEDSGMYQCVAENNWGTIYANAELRVVSCAPTFIYNPVKKILLGAENGRVVIECKPRAAPKPKFIWKRGSETLSNSSRIFVWDDGSLEILNVTKTDDGLYTCYAENDRGRANSTGSLSIKEATKITLAPLDVEVTVGENTVLQCSASYDPSFDITFIWSVDSYIINFATDYEHYEQLVNHESSGHLLIKNIQVGHAGHYTCTAQTIVDNATASANLYVKGWSKMKILFKNHAIPQSLQYSINIINLDIIR; the protein is encoded by the exons ATGGGGGCCCCACTTGTGTTGTTGAGTTTTTTCTCTTTGCTCTTATCAGCAG ATGCCATCAAACCTAGGTTCTTTGAGCCCAGAATCTTTGACA AGGAGGCCACAGGTTTTGGACCCATATTTGAGGAGGAGCCCttagatacagtatatgctgAGGATTCTCCTGAGTCCAAAATCTCCATGAACTGCAGAGTGCGAGCCAACCCCCCAGCCACTGTCAA ATGGTGGCATAATAACTGGGAGATTAAGCTGATGGAGCAGCCGGATGAACACTACAGTTTAGTGGGCGGAAACCTGGTAATCACCAATCCAGACAAGAATAAACATGCTGGAAAATATGTATGTGTGGCCAAGAATGTTTATGGCACAGTCATCAGCAAAGAGGCCACTGTGAGGTTTGGAT TTCTGAACCAATTTCCTactgatgagagagagactgtgtatgTTAAAGAAGGACAGGGGGCTGTCCTCCTGTGTGATCCACCCTCTCGCTACCCAA atgaggTGATGTACCGATGGATCTACAATGATTTCCCCAACTTTATTATCCCTGATCAGAGGCGCTTTGTGAGTCAGACAACAGGCAACCTCTACATTGCTAAAGTAGAGGCCTCTGACATTGGCAACTACTCATGTTTTGTGTCCAGCCCTACCATTGGCAAAAGTGTCTTCAGCACACCCATCGCTCTGGTGCCAGAGATAGAAA AGGAAGTTCATCGATATCCAGCAGACATTCGAGTCAGATTTCCAAAGACGTATGCCCTGGTTGGGCAAAACATCACATTGGAGTGTTTTGCCCTGGGAAA CCCTCTTCCACACATCCGCTGGAGGAAGCTGGATGCTGATCTGCCACCCAACTATGAGGTAAGCATGAATGGTGCTCTGCTACACCTCATCAACGTGCAGTACGAGGACGAGGGTAGCTATGAATGTGAGGCCCTCAACGTCAAGGGCATGGACTGGTACCGCCAGTGGCTTTATGTGGAGG GTGCTCCAGAGTGGGCAGAGCATATCAATGACACAGAGAAAGATGTTGGCAGTGAGCTTACTCTTTCCTGCACGGCTGTGGGCAAGCCATTACCATGGATTCGGTGGTTGAAGGATGGCTATTCA TATGGCAAAGGGCAGCTGAAGTTCTCCAGTCTCACTTTTGAAGATTCAGGAATGTATCAGTGCGTCGCTGAGAACAACTGGGGAACCATCTACGCTAATGCAGAGCTGCGTGTGGTCT CTTGTGCACCTACATTCATTTACAACCCAGTAAAAAAGATTTTGTTGGGGGCTGAAAATGGGCGTGTGGTGATTGAGTGTAAACCACGAGCTGCTCCAAAGCCAAAGTTTATTTGGAAACGTGGCTCTGAAACACTCTCCAACTCATCCCG tatatttGTTTGGGATGATGGAAGTCTGGAGATTCTGAATGTGACTAAGACTGATGATGGTTTATACACATGTTACGCTGAGAATGACCGTGGAAGGGCCAACAGCACAGGGAGCCTTAGTATCAAAG AGGCAACTAAGATCACTTTAGCTCCATTAGATGTGGAGGTGACTGTGGGTGAGAATACAGTCCTTCAGTGCTCTGCCTCATATGACCCTAGCTTTGATATCACCTTCATCTGGTCAGTGGACTCATACATTATCAACTTTGCCACTGACTATGAGCACTATGAGCAGCTGGTG AATCATGAGTCCAGTGGACACCTGctgattaaaaacattcaaGTTGGACACGCAGGCCACTACACCTGCACAGCACAGACCATTGTTGACAATGCAACAGCTTCTGCTAACCTCTATGTCAAAGGTTGGTCTAAAATGAAGATCCTGTTCAAGAATCATGCCATACCACAAAGTTTACAATATtcaataaacattataaacttAGATATAATTAGATAa